From Thermodesulfobacteriota bacterium:
TCGTCGTGTCCACGGACGGCGGAAAGAGCTGGGGGACGGCAACGCTCGGAAAGGACCTCGGGAAATATTCCTGGATCCAGTGGCGCTATCCGTGGAAGCCCGGAAAGGCGGGCGCGTACCGCCTGATGGCGAAGGCCACGAACCGCATCGGCGAATCGCAGCCTTCCGGCCGGCTTTGGAACCCCTCCGGGTACATGTGGAACACCGTCGTGAAGACCGAAGTGAACGTCCGATAGGGCGGGAGGAGGGAACATGAAGAAACTGGCCGTCCTCGCGATCCTGATGGCCGCCGCCGCATCCGCTTATGCGAAGGAAGGCGGATCTGTGCGTTCCATCGTCCTGCCCGTTGTGGAAACCTCCCTTGCCGATGACGAAGGCAAGGTCGTCACGGTATCCAATTGCAGCGCCTGTCACAGTCTCGATTACATCGCGACGCAGCCGAAGCTTTCCCCCGACGCGTGGGCCGGGACGGTGGAAAAGATGCGCAAGGTTTATGGCGCGGACATCTCCGGCGCGGACGCGGGAGCCATCGCCTCCTACTTAGCAAGAAACTACGGTACGGGGAAAAAGGTTGCCGCGGCGGCGGAGCCGCCTAAGGATCCGGCGGCCGGAACGCCGGCGATGATTTCCGGGGAGGCGTCTTTCAGGAAATACTGCAATGCCTGCCATGCCGGCGGCGGAAACATCATCCGGCCCGGGAAATCGCTGCACCGGAAGGACCTGGAGACGAACGGCGTCAGAACAACCGACGACATCGTCCGGCTGATCCGCAATCCCGGCCCGGGGATGCCGAAATACGACGGGAAATCGATCCCGGAGGCGGAAGCCCGCGCGATCGCGGCGTACGTGCTCGATACCTTCAAGTAGGGGGTGTCTATTGGGAATCCTTGAAGGAAAGAAGGGGCTGATCCTCGGCGTCGCCAACGACAAGTCCATCGCATGGGGCGTGGCGAAGGCGTGCCGCCGCGAGGGAGCCGAGCTCGGATTCAACTATCTCGGCGAGGCGCTGATGAAGAGGGTCCAGCCGCTGGCGGCTTCGATCGGCGCGGGCTTCGTGGAGCCGCTCGACGTCGGCAGCGACGCCCAGCTCGACGATTTCTTCGCGAAGGTCGCCGACCGATGGGGGCGGCTCGACTTCATGGTCCACTCCATCGCCTTCGCCAACAGGGAAACGCTGAAGGGCGCCTTCCGGGAGACATCGCGGGCCGATTTCCACCTCGCGCTGGATATCTCCGCCTATTCCTTCATTGCCTGCGCGCAGCGGGCGGCCCGGCTGATGGGGCCGGGAGGGTCCATGCTGACGATGAGCTACCTCGGGGCGGTGCGCGCCGTTCCGAACTACAACGTGATGGGCGTGGCCAAGGCCGCCCTCGAGGCGGCGACCCGCTATCTGGCGCAGGACCTCGGGCCGGAGGGGATCCGCGTCAACGCGATCTCTGCCGGGCCGATCCGCACGCTGGCCGCCTCCGGCGTGGGGGATTTCCGCCGGCTGATGGAAAAGAACGCCCGGGGCGCGCTGCTCAAGCGGAACGTGACGCAGGACGAGGTGGGGAACGCCGCGGCGTACCTCCTTTCGGACTGGGCTTCCGGCGTGACCGGCGAAGTGCACTACGTGGATTCAGGATTCAATGTCGGCGCGGGCGATCCCGGGGCCGAGCCGGCCGCGGAGAGTCCCGCCTGACGGGATTCGACATCCCGGGGCGTATGCGAACATGAAGGTCCTGATCGTCTGCGCGAACCGGAACACCATTCCCATGCCCGTGATCCCCATCGGCGCCTGCATCGTCGCCGAGGCGGCCGAGCGCTTCGGGCACACCGTCCGCCTCCTGGACCTGATGTTCCTGGAGGACGCCGTGTCCGCCGTCGAATCGGCGGTGTCCGGCATGCGGCCCGACGTCGTGGGGCTCTCGGTGCGGAACATCGACAATACCGACATGCGCAACCCGGTGGACTTCATGGACGGCCTGCGGGAGGTCGCGGACGCGGTCCGGGCGGCCACCGGCGCGCCGATCGTCCTCGGAGGGCCCGCGCTCGGGATCATGCCCGAGGAGATCCTTCGCCGGCTGGATGTTTCCTGCGGCGTCGTCGGCGACGGGGAAACGGTCTTCCCCCTCCTGCTCGAGCGCATCTCCCGGGGAGCCGCCCTCCGCGACCTGCCCGGCGTCGCGACCGTAGAGAACGGGGCCTACCGGGCGCAGCCCTGCGCCGATTCCGCTTATTCGTC
This genomic window contains:
- a CDS encoding c-type cytochrome yields the protein MKKLAVLAILMAAAASAYAKEGGSVRSIVLPVVETSLADDEGKVVTVSNCSACHSLDYIATQPKLSPDAWAGTVEKMRKVYGADISGADAGAIASYLARNYGTGKKVAAAAEPPKDPAAGTPAMISGEASFRKYCNACHAGGGNIIRPGKSLHRKDLETNGVRTTDDIVRLIRNPGPGMPKYDGKSIPEAEARAIAAYVLDTFK
- a CDS encoding oxidase; the protein is VVSTDGGKSWGTATLGKDLGKYSWIQWRYPWKPGKAGAYRLMAKATNRIGESQPSGRLWNPSGYMWNTVVKTEVNVR
- a CDS encoding enoyl-ACP reductase, coding for MGILEGKKGLILGVANDKSIAWGVAKACRREGAELGFNYLGEALMKRVQPLAASIGAGFVEPLDVGSDAQLDDFFAKVADRWGRLDFMVHSIAFANRETLKGAFRETSRADFHLALDISAYSFIACAQRAARLMGPGGSMLTMSYLGAVRAVPNYNVMGVAKAALEAATRYLAQDLGPEGIRVNAISAGPIRTLAASGVGDFRRLMEKNARGALLKRNVTQDEVGNAAAYLLSDWASGVTGEVHYVDSGFNVGAGDPGAEPAAESPA